The Poriferisphaera corsica DNA segment GTGAGAACTCAGGAAGAAAAGATGAGTATCGGGATCGCTGCGATGGCTGGCGGTCTAATCGGTCTTCTTTTTGGACTGATTGCGCCCTATTGGGCTGCGAGTGCTGAGTCGGCATTGGTCGGGGCAATACTCATTCTTTTGCCAGGTATGAATCTCGCCGAAGTCTATTTGCCAGTTGCAGAACCGTATTTACCGAACAGTCCACGCTCAATTCTCGTGTTTTTAGGTCTGATAACGGTAATTGGGGTGCTGATTCAGTGGATGATTTTCCGCAGATCGGCCGATAAATAGATCAGCTTATAAAATCCTGTGTCTGTTCTTGCGCAGATATTAGAGAGACGCCGCGGTGATATGAGGGTAACCCCATCCTGATAGCACGTGGCCTGTCAGAAGGAGCTGATCATGTTATCAATCATTGCACAAGCCCAAGAGTCTGCCAGCCCAATACGTGACCTTTTTGAGTCCGTTATCGGGATGTTCTCTAGCGGTGCCCCATTGGCGCAGCCAGATGTACTCGTAGAGAATCTGAAAACATTATCAACAGTATGGGCGGCCATTTTCATCATTGTCGGGCTTCTTTGCCTGTTTAATGGTTACAAGTTTTACAAAACCACAACCATTATGCTCGCTCTGCTTATGGGCCTTTTTGCGGGCTATTGGCTTGGCAAAAAAATCGAAGCACCGTTCATTGTTGGCGGCTGTTTAGGTCTATTGTTAGCGACTGTGGCATATCCATTGATGAAATATGCGGTTGCTGTTTTCGGCGGCTTGGCTGGCGCCTTCATTGGCGGAAACCTCTGGGCGGGGTTCGCTCACGCTCTTAACAAAGGGGCGAGTATGGGGGTACCTGTCGATGCATATTGGATTGGAGCACTGATCGGCCTCATAGTCTGTGGCATGCTCGCATTTATCCTATTCAAACTTTCAGTCGTACTCTTTACCTCAGTGAGCGGGTCGACGATTGCGGTTCTTGGCGTGCTTGCTCTACTCCTAAGTATCCCCCAACTTTCGGATACTGTCTCTGAAGGGCTGACAGCCAATCAGCTTGTGGTCCCACTACTTGTCTTTGTCCCCGCTACTATTGGTCTGATTATGCAAGAAGTATGGACCAAAGGTGATAAGCCCGCAGAAGCTTGATTACGTGTTCACATAACGAAAATGTACGGACGATCCTTGGGTCGTCCGTTTTTTATTATGGAAACCGTTGGTATATTGGTACGCTCATAACACGAGGAAACGGGAGTTCATCCGCATGCGTATTACAACATGGAACGTTAATGGCTTAAGGGCGGCAATTCGTAAGGGATTTGAGGAACATATCAGCCGCGTCAACCCTGATGTTTTAATGTTACAGGAAGTTCGTGCACTACCTGAACAGTTACCGAAGCAGTGGCGAAATCCAGAAGGTTGGCACGTCACGTGGCATCCTGCAGAGAAAAAGGGTTACTCAGGTACTGCCATCTGGACACGCGATCCACATACAATCATTGCACGTGGGATCAACGAGGACGGTTCTGATCCTGAAGGTCGTGTTTTGCATGCAAAGGTTAAGGGCACTGAAGTTGTCTGCGTTTATCTTCCCTCGGGTTCAAGTGGGGATCACCGTCAAGCTGAAAAAGAAAAATGGATGGACGTTTTCATGCCATGGGCAAGGAAGTTGAAATCCAAACGTACACCAGTCTTACTGGGTGGTGATTTCAATATTGCTCATACGCCGCGTGATATTTTCTATGCAAAAAGTAACGAGAAATCATCTGGTTTTCTGCCACATGAGCGGGCATGGATGGGTGATTTTATTCAGATGGGTTATGCGGATTATGTTCGTGAGCAAGCCGGTGATATTGATGGTCCATATTCATGGTGGTCAAACAGAGGTAAAGCGCGTGAATTAGATCGCGGCTGGCGCATTGACTATCTACTCGGCAATAAGGCGGCCTCTCGAATTGCTGGCAATATCACGATTGATCGTGAAGCAGGTTTAGCCTGTTCGGATCACGCACCCGTTACAATTGAATTAGATATTTAGTCATGACTAATGCGTCACAGCAGCAATCATAAAAATGGTAGTTCATTCGACCATGATTTTTCGTTATGCTTTATACAAGCAACTAAAATCAACATTGGAAACAGATATGCATACATTGAAGTATCATCATCAATCATTGAAAACAATTGGCCTCTTGATGCTTCTTTTGGTTTTGCAATCATGTGCTGCGTCACCTGTAACAGATGGCAAAATCATTAAACCAACGAATCCCCAACCTGTAAGCAAAGGCACAATCTATACATCACCTGACGGCTTACGCTATCTTGTATACACGCCACGTGGCTATGAACGGAGCTCAGAAAAAGCGCCACTTTTGCTGTTTCTTCATGGTGCAGAACAGCGTGGTAACAGCTTTGATATGCTGAGGACTGTAGGCCCCAATATCGCATACGAGACCGGTTCCCTTGAATTGCCTTTTATACTTATAGCACCACAACTTGAGGATAATGAAGCTTGGAATCCTCGCGAATTATCTAACTTGCTTGATGAAGTAGAATCTAACTATCGTACGGATAGTAGCCGTATCTATGTAACAGGGATGAGTATGGGCGGATATGGCACATGGATTCTTGCCGGCAAAACCCCCGAACGTTTCGCTGCGATAGCACCGATATCAAGCCATGCTTACGTCGAACAATCATTGGCTGTCCGGCAAGTCACTTCATGGGTTTTTCACGGACAACACGACCCACTAGTCTCTGTAAATGAAGCGATTGATATGGTCAAAGCAATAAAAGCTTTGGGCGGCAATACCCATCTGACTATTTATGAAGATGCGGATCATGACGCATGGACGCGCACCTACGCAGCCAGTGAATTTTACGAATGGCTCCTCGACAATAAACTCCAAAACGAAAGTACACAGACTAAATAAGTCTGCCAAACCTCAGCATTTGTGCATCTTTGCTCAGTCGAATATTCAAGCTACAATACGTCTAATCAAGATAATTGAGTGCTCCCGTAGCTCAATTGGATAGAGCGCGGCTTTCCTAAAGCTGAGGTTAGAGGTTCGATCCCTCTCGGGAGCATTTTTTTATGCGCTTTTCACCACACGTCCGATACCTCCATTACAATATTCCTGCATCAATAACCCAATGGCAATAGCAGGCAATCTATGATCACATCCCAAATATTTACACTTGCTCAAGCAGCAGCTGAACCCGCTCAACCTTGGTGGCACGTCCTCATCCAAGGTTCTTTTGGCCTTACTGTTATCTTCATCTTTATTTCAGCTGTCATTGGCGTGATCGTAACCCAAAGAAAACGAGACAAATGCCTCAAACTGATGCACGACTACCACGTCAGCTATATCAATAATAAAGGTGAGGCGATGTGGGGTGATCTTTTTGTTTTTAGCAGTGGGCTTGAAATCAATTATGACAAGATTCATGAAACCCGTGATGGTCTGCTCAAAGCAAGTTCACTTATTTATGATATAGATCTTGTAAATTGTTCCGCCATTTGCCGTGTCAATTCCGCACAATCAGCTAAAGAGAATTCAGCCCGAGAAAAACAAATCAAACGTACATTCTCACCTGGCTTATTGCGGCAATGTATTCGTGGGTTTCGCAACATTCTCAACACACTCAAAGACGCATTCAGCAAAGCATTTTCACTCTTACTTGGCCAACTTTCTAAAGCATCACCTCAAAACGCTCTTACAGGGCAGCAAGGAAATATGGATCAGATCGGTCAAATGGTTCTTGGTGCAGCCGGCAATGCATACGAACCGTTACTAGAAAAGCATATCGGCCGCCCTGTTATCATGCAGACTCGCTTTAAATCTGGTGATCAAGAAATTATCACCGAACTTCCTGGTTTTTTGGCGGATTATACAGATAAATATGTTGCACTATTCAACCGGCAACATCAGCCGATCAAAACACAAGAAGTCGAAGTGACCGACACCCACACATCCACTTACTTTGCAATATGCCGCAATGAAAATTCCATACAGGTGACCGCCACGTCCACCGACCTCATTGTTATCAATTGGCTACAAACCTCAAAGCGCATTATTAATCTTCAGATCACACTGACCCCCGGCTCGTCCGTTGACTTGCCACATGACAATAGTCAATCAGTCAAATTCAGCATCGATCAAACACGCCGTGTCGATATCGTCTGCCCAAGATCCAACGCTGTTGTATATTTCGGCGGCGACAGAACATGCGTCACCCCGACAACCAAAGATGGCTCCGCACCAGAATCGATAGCCGAGCTGCCAATCGAGTGATACAATCCATCTCTACACGCAACCTTATTCACTCAGAGAAGTATCATGCGTAACAACCTGAAAATCGGAGTCATCGGAACCGGCGGCGTCGGTGGCTACTATGGATCACAACTACAAAAGCAAGGCTTCGATGTTCATTATCTTCTGAACAGTGATTTTGAGTATGTCAAAACTCATGGCCTGAAAGTACTTTCTCCAAATGGTGATTACAGCTTCAACAATGTCAACGCGTACCAATCAGTTCATGAGATGCCGAAATGTGACATCTTAATCCTTGCACTCAAAACAACCAGCAATCATTTACTTTCAGAACTTCTGCCCCCTGCCCTAAAAGACGATGGATTTGTTTTCGCTCTTCAGAATGGCATTGGTATCGAACAACAAATTGCCCAAATTGTTGGACCTAATCGCGTCATAGGTGGGCTTTGCTTTATCTGCTCTATCAAAAAAGGCCCAGGTGTAATTGAGCATCAGGACTATGGCTGGATGTCCGTTGGCGATTATCGAGAAAACAATTATATATCAGGTCTCACGGATCGAATTAAAATGATCGCAGAGATGTTTGACGGCACAGGCATCCCAATCGATCTCATGGAAGATCTCACGCTAGCACGTTGGCAAAAATTAATTTTTAACATTCCCTTTAATGGCCTATCCGTTGTACTTGGAGCAAATACAAAACAATTGACTTCTCATCCAGACATACGTGAACTCGCTTGGCAGCTTATGCTTGAGGTGGGCATTACCGCCAAATCTTCGGTTAATCGAGTTATCTCTGAGGATTTCATGCAAGATATTCTTCACAAAACAACAGTCATGCAGCCATTTGATCCAAGCATGAAACAAGATCATGACGCAAACCGTCCACTGGAAATCGAAGCCATTCACGGCCAAGTCGTCCGACATGCAAAGGCTGCTGGCATTCAGGTTCCAAAAATCGAAACCCTCTACCAGCAGCTTAAGTTCATTAACGATGATAGTTGAGTTTATTTGAGTGTCACAAATACACTCTTTACATCCTTGGAAACAACGCCAACAACCGATTCAGATTTCCCCAGTTTGACACGAATTCGAGCCTTAGCATTTGCGAGCTGAACTTTTCTCGAACCGTCTGGCGTGCCTAAATTATCAATTAGCTTTCCATCACCAGCAATCGTAAACCGGACGTAATTTCTTGAATCAAGGCACATCACGTTGTTCTTGTCATATGCGGTCACTTCAATCGTTACGATATCACCATCACGTTCAATCTCATCAATCTTCAAGCGATTGACTTTCCCCCATGATCGTGTTTCGTAATTGAATTTAATCGTATCCGTAATAGTTTCGCCGTTATATTCACCGACAGCTTTTAGCACATTACTACCCGGCCTAAACACGACCCCCCACCTCAAACCAGCAGCAGGAAAATCTTGTGAATTTCGTTTCTTGCTTCCAACAAATTTCCCATTCAGATACAGCTTCACTTCTGGGCAATTGGAATACACTTTGACAATCTTTTTCTCGCCACGCTTCCCCCAGCGTGTATGCCAACTGTGCCCATAAATCCGTAATGTCGGCTCGTTAGACCAATATGATTTGAAGACGTAATATGATTCCTTTGGCTTCAAATCACGCGTCATGACACCTTTTTGGTTCACGTCTGGAACCGGGTTCTCAGGGCGAACCGGTGTTGCGAAATCTTTGAATACCCAAAAAGCGGTGCCCGTAAGATTCGGCATCGTTTCTTGCTCTTTAAGATGCCAATCCATGAGATTACAGATATAAGTCTCTGACCAATCACCATCCTTCGATGCGCGGGCTGCTCCACCCGACATCAAGAAATCCCCTTCACGTTCATCCGTGCCTTGCCCAGTCGCGATGCCAGCTAACCCTTCATCTGGTTTCTCTGAGTGACGCCCAGCATGACTGCTCCCGCCCCATTCCATATGAATGAAACGATCGTTCTTCGCGATCTCTGCGTTCGATGTTTCCTTATAATCGATAAATTTCCCGCGGTACCAACCCGCCCAGATTGATGGTGAGTAGACATCGACAATATCTGCCGCAAACGCACATCTCCGGATACCCGTCATCCGACTCGGATCCAGTTTATGAGACTCAGTATTCAATTCTCGCATGAAACTTCTGATTGCTTCTTTATCAAATTTTACAAAGTCACCTTTCCAATCATTCTCGTTACCCAGACCCCAAATAATCACGGATGGATGATTGTAATGCTGATTAATCATATTTCGCAGCATTCGTTTCGCGCCTTGCTGATAACGCTCACCGCCTAAACCACCACGACACCATGGGATTTCCTCCCAGACCATCAAGCCTAATTCATCGCACAATTTCAGTACTTCTCGGGATTGCTGATAATGCCCCAGACGAACGAAGTTCGCTCCCATAGCTTTGATATACTCAAGCTCTTTTTTGATCAGTTCATCACTCATTGCCGCCCCAACACCCGCATGATCTTCATGTCGATGCGTCCCCTTAATCAGAACTCGATCGCCATTGAGTTTGAATGGCCCTTTTTTAACGAACTCAAAAAAGCGTAAGCCAAATTTCTCCCGACGTTCACTTTCATCTGATCCGCGAATCACTTTCGTAACACACGTATACAGGTTCGGTTTGTCCGGACTCCACAGCTCTGGGTTGTCAATCTTAAATTCAGCTAAAACCGATTCATCATTCCATATTGGCTTCGAACTCTCTTCAGTCAATATCAAACGGCCGTTTGGATCATAAATCTCAACCCGATAGCTAACTGCCTCGTTAATCTCATCTGGGTTGTACAGCTTAGCCTTCACACTTAAAACTGCTTGTTGCTTCGTGACATCACTTTTAATGTGAACTTGACTCAACGAAACTTGTGGCAAATACAGCATATTTAAATGGCGATAAACTCCGTTGTATTGAACGAAATCGCTCATGTCCGAGGGAACCCGCTCAACATCTCTTGAGTTATCACAACGAACCAAGATTGGCACACCCCGTCCACGGTTAACTTTCTTATCTTTGTATTTTTTAGCCAGATCAGTGATGTCTATTTTGAATTCATCATAGCCACCTTCATGTTCACCAACTTTTTCTGTGAACACATAAACATCTGATTTCTGACCAGCCCCTTCAAAATGCAAAACCGTTCGCCCATTTTTATATGGGTTGTTGATCTTCATGACCTTGCGGTACCAGGTCGGGCCTTGGTAATACTCGACGTCCGGATCTACCGAATCAAGAGCATTCACCGTATGAGGCAGCGTAACACTCTCCCACTCCACAAGGAATCTTGTTCGCCACGCCTCCCAAGGACTTCCCAAATCCCCCTTATGAAAAGACCATCCTTTGGTTACTCGCGTTGATTGCCCTCCCTCTTTCGCACTAACCACACTATGCGAACTCACGAAAGCCGTCATCATGACTGATAGGCACAGCAATAACCTCTGAAATCTCAAGGCAAACCTCCGAATAAAACGAAGTCAAAATGTTTATTTTGCAAACCAAAACCAAATGCAGGCGCATCGGCTCAAAAAATGCTATCAAATCATCTCAATATACAAAACCCATATTCTTCTAATTCCTTAATATATTTATATTTACATTGCCACGATCCCACTCGCATTGCAGTTTTCCAACATTTTTCGTCCGTTATTGATCTATGACTAGCTAGCTGCCATAATATCTCTCTCTATCTGAGGTACCGGCAGATCATGAAACTAGGGTTTCTGCCAGGCGTGGGTCAGATAGAGCAGCCAACAGGCTTTCCTAAAACCCTACCCCACGTCTCCCTTGCTTTCCCACTATTTATCACAGTAAACCGTTCGGTTAAGACAGCTGTACCGTCTGTCGACCCTGCGGGAAGCAAAGGCTCAGACTTATGTCAGAAGCAACCAAAGAAGATCGCCCTGAACTCAACGTCAGCGTTGAAGACAGTGGCCCA contains these protein-coding regions:
- a CDS encoding ABC-2 transporter permease, with translation MLSIIAQAQESASPIRDLFESVIGMFSSGAPLAQPDVLVENLKTLSTVWAAIFIIVGLLCLFNGYKFYKTTTIMLALLMGLFAGYWLGKKIEAPFIVGGCLGLLLATVAYPLMKYAVAVFGGLAGAFIGGNLWAGFAHALNKGASMGVPVDAYWIGALIGLIVCGMLAFILFKLSVVLFTSVSGSTIAVLGVLALLLSIPQLSDTVSEGLTANQLVVPLLVFVPATIGLIMQEVWTKGDKPAEA
- a CDS encoding exodeoxyribonuclease III, translated to MRITTWNVNGLRAAIRKGFEEHISRVNPDVLMLQEVRALPEQLPKQWRNPEGWHVTWHPAEKKGYSGTAIWTRDPHTIIARGINEDGSDPEGRVLHAKVKGTEVVCVYLPSGSSGDHRQAEKEKWMDVFMPWARKLKSKRTPVLLGGDFNIAHTPRDIFYAKSNEKSSGFLPHERAWMGDFIQMGYADYVREQAGDIDGPYSWWSNRGKARELDRGWRIDYLLGNKAASRIAGNITIDREAGLACSDHAPVTIELDI
- a CDS encoding carboxylesterase family protein, with amino-acid sequence MHTLKYHHQSLKTIGLLMLLLVLQSCAASPVTDGKIIKPTNPQPVSKGTIYTSPDGLRYLVYTPRGYERSSEKAPLLLFLHGAEQRGNSFDMLRTVGPNIAYETGSLELPFILIAPQLEDNEAWNPRELSNLLDEVESNYRTDSSRIYVTGMSMGGYGTWILAGKTPERFAAIAPISSHAYVEQSLAVRQVTSWVFHGQHDPLVSVNEAIDMVKAIKALGGNTHLTIYEDADHDAWTRTYAASEFYEWLLDNKLQNESTQTK
- a CDS encoding putative 2-dehydropantoate 2-reductase, which produces MRNNLKIGVIGTGGVGGYYGSQLQKQGFDVHYLLNSDFEYVKTHGLKVLSPNGDYSFNNVNAYQSVHEMPKCDILILALKTTSNHLLSELLPPALKDDGFVFALQNGIGIEQQIAQIVGPNRVIGGLCFICSIKKGPGVIEHQDYGWMSVGDYRENNYISGLTDRIKMIAEMFDGTGIPIDLMEDLTLARWQKLIFNIPFNGLSVVLGANTKQLTSHPDIRELAWQLMLEVGITAKSSVNRVISEDFMQDILHKTTVMQPFDPSMKQDHDANRPLEIEAIHGQVVRHAKAAGIQVPKIETLYQQLKFINDDS
- a CDS encoding glycoside hydrolase family 2 protein; its protein translation is MMTAFVSSHSVVSAKEGGQSTRVTKGWSFHKGDLGSPWEAWRTRFLVEWESVTLPHTVNALDSVDPDVEYYQGPTWYRKVMKINNPYKNGRTVLHFEGAGQKSDVYVFTEKVGEHEGGYDEFKIDITDLAKKYKDKKVNRGRGVPILVRCDNSRDVERVPSDMSDFVQYNGVYRHLNMLYLPQVSLSQVHIKSDVTKQQAVLSVKAKLYNPDEINEAVSYRVEIYDPNGRLILTEESSKPIWNDESVLAEFKIDNPELWSPDKPNLYTCVTKVIRGSDESERREKFGLRFFEFVKKGPFKLNGDRVLIKGTHRHEDHAGVGAAMSDELIKKELEYIKAMGANFVRLGHYQQSREVLKLCDELGLMVWEEIPWCRGGLGGERYQQGAKRMLRNMINQHYNHPSVIIWGLGNENDWKGDFVKFDKEAIRSFMRELNTESHKLDPSRMTGIRRCAFAADIVDVYSPSIWAGWYRGKFIDYKETSNAEIAKNDRFIHMEWGGSSHAGRHSEKPDEGLAGIATGQGTDEREGDFLMSGGAARASKDGDWSETYICNLMDWHLKEQETMPNLTGTAFWVFKDFATPVRPENPVPDVNQKGVMTRDLKPKESYYVFKSYWSNEPTLRIYGHSWHTRWGKRGEKKIVKVYSNCPEVKLYLNGKFVGSKKRNSQDFPAAGLRWGVVFRPGSNVLKAVGEYNGETITDTIKFNYETRSWGKVNRLKIDEIERDGDIVTIEVTAYDKNNVMCLDSRNYVRFTIAGDGKLIDNLGTPDGSRKVQLANAKARIRVKLGKSESVVGVVSKDVKSVFVTLK